A stretch of DNA from Lotus japonicus ecotype B-129 chromosome 4, LjGifu_v1.2:
taaaaaataataaaattatttagtaaagttaaaaataatttatcgtAAAAGGTATTTTAAATTAAGTATGTataaatgtatattttttttgagaataaaaatttatatatatatatatattgctaGAAAAGCTGGGAAATCCTTTACAAAGGATAAGATAGGAGGTCAACCCAATCAAAAAAGTGGAAACAACACCTCCGAGGTGTATGTAATATAAATATTCATTGTGTaagaattatttttaaaaattattagcAAGGACATGTTCCCCGTTgatcaataaaattatttatttaaacattgaaggataatttatttaaataatttattagttagccaaaataatttaaattgtaatgaaattgttatttaaactttgaaaaaataattttataataaaactTAGTGTAAATTAACTATGTATAAAGGAAGATATGTCAAtccatatataatataaaaatccaTTATGtaagaatttttaaaaatttattattttagttaGCATTGATATTTTTCCCGTTaactaatgaattttttttaaaactgaaattatATACTTAAACATTgaagaataatttatttaaatgatTTATTAGTTaaccaaaataatttattagtatagtagttttttttaagaaatcctATTTGTATCGCACACTTAAGTTGATCAAATAAAATTTTGAAGTAATTCTATGTTTATTTGAGATTCTGGTtggaaaattttatatttaaaaatttaataataaaccATATAAGAATCGTTATTTGACAATATAACCATGTaagtatttttgttaaactccaGTCAGATTTTAAATATGTTATTTCTAAAAAAAGTAAGGGAGAAGAATAgctaaaaaatgaaattgtaagattaatataaattatagcGACAACTAAGAACAAACATGAGAAATCCAATTATAAGTATATACTAATAATGACCAAATAGAAAGCATTCTTTGGAGTGAGCCAATATTTTCCATAAATCAATGTTGTACTTGAAGAACCATCTACTCCTATTAATGGCTCTACCATAACAGACcattatcttcatcatcatgcCTAACAATCTTGTTCCACATGCTCTCCTTCTTTCTGCAATAACACAATCAAACATTATAGTGAAAACTAAAATCATCTCCACAAATAGATCAACAATATGATAGTTAAACTATGAAATCCTGATTATGGAGTAGTATAACACTGATCAAAATAACTAAGAATAAGAAAGTAGCATCACAAAGTTGACATTAAAGCACAATAAGTTAGCAACTATAAAATAGAACCAATAATTAGGACGGGAAACACAACACTGGCTATAAAACAATAAAGCAAGAGCATGAACCTATTATACTCAAGGATGGTGTTTGCAATGCTATTAGGAAAAGACAAAAGAACACGAGATGCAATTAAAGGAGAAAGTTGAAAAATATAATCCAACTTTCCCTATCAAGAAAGGAAATGTGGGGCCATAATGCCAAAGAGATAGAGCACCCGGACCATTCTCATAATGTAGGAGCATTGTTACTTCATGTTTCCTCAAACAAACTTCAAGAGGTTGCATCCCAGCCCAGGTATTTACAACATTGTAATATGAACATAGTCACACTATATTCATCATTTACTATATAGAAACTCAAAGAACAATAGAAACAAAAGAATTGTCATCTCTATAACACTAAAAAAAGACTTTTGAAGCTGTCACTTGACAAAATAGAAGATAGCAGCAATGGTTTATTGCGAAAAGTGACAAATCCAAAGATATAACTAATGAAAAAGTGTTGTGAAAAAACTAAtgaacaaagaaataaaaacaaaaagaacaaAGAGAACTAATTCTGGATAACAGTAAATGGATATAAATGTAGATTACAAGTAGCATCTAGTACACAATATTGTTATATAGCTTGGGGGAAATCCAGCAAGAAGCATATTAGGAGGTTGTTAACCAATGAATCAGCTAGATGAAGGTAAATTAGGTTTTCCATCACATCTTTTATAAAATTAAGATCGATGATACTAAATATTGACACAAAAAAgacaaaagagaaaaatgacTTACCCATGTAGTCTATggagaagataaaaaaaatgaagcaGTGAAGCCGGCCCCTGTAAAATTCGTAGAGCATAAGACAATAAGTTTTCACTAAGAGGCCTGAATTTGTTTTTAATAAGCAAACTAAGAGGCCTGAATAATTGAGGAATTAGAAAGATTAGTACAACCAACATGGCATTCCAGATTTCAGAAGCAAGCCAGATGGTACTTCCCATGACTCTTTCAAAAAGCAAGCATTCAGATGGTACTTCCCATGGCTCTTTCAAAACAGTGAGAGCAAGAGTAAAGCATTATCCATTAATATAACACAAATAAGCTCAAAGATGAAGGCTTCAAAATCTCAAAAATGCAGCATCCAATTAAGTTGCATATATCACTAAGCAATTATCAGTCAATAAGGTACTTATCCAGTTAG
This window harbors:
- the LOC130710000 gene encoding uncharacterized protein LOC130710000 isoform X1; this encodes MYLIHCLKTSGYLLLARSSSRTIVEPWEVPSECLLFERVMGSTIWLASEIWNAMGRLHCFIFFIFSIDYMERRRACGTRLLGMMMKIMVCYGRAINRSRWFFKYNIDLWKILAHSKECFLFGHY
- the LOC130710000 gene encoding uncharacterized protein LOC130710000 isoform X2; translation: MYLIHCLKTSGYLLLARSSSRTIVEPWEVPSECLLFERVMGSTIWLASEIWNAMLVGPASLLHFFYLLHRLHGKKESMWNKIVRHDDEDNGLLW
- the LOC130710000 gene encoding uncharacterized protein LOC130710000 isoform X3; the protein is MYLIHCLKTSGYLLLARSSSRTIVEPWEVPSECLLFERVMGSTIWLASEIWNAMLGPASLLHFFYLLHRLHGKKESMWNKIVRHDDEDNGLLW